The proteins below are encoded in one region of Pseudoalteromonas ulvae UL12:
- the flgJ gene encoding flagellar assembly peptidoglycan hydrolase FlgJ, which yields MNELNQQMPSNYFDLNSLNDLRRDAKNGQGNEKEALRKAAQHFESIFMNMLLQSMRKANEAFESDSPFNSQSTKFYQDMHDQQLTMELSSNGSLGLADLIVQQLSPDYSTYRPASVLRGNGDLGTQSQNMSDMSVPPSKKNLPSWVDEQFSVANIQAQSASNNTASQIKPEPITRFDSPESFIQKLWQKAKVAGEKLNLNPAAMIAQAALETGWGKHVITAPNGQSSNNLFNIKAGGNWQGDSVKKVTLEFEDGVAVKKNAAFRAYDSIEESFDDFVNFLSSGSRYQEALKSTGNMEQFLHKLQQAGYATDPNYAKKIIGILNSEGLQQGISRMLSNDVANITE from the coding sequence ATGAATGAACTTAATCAACAAATGCCCAGTAATTATTTTGACCTAAATAGTCTGAATGATTTACGCCGAGATGCAAAAAACGGCCAAGGCAATGAAAAAGAAGCGCTTCGAAAAGCTGCGCAGCACTTTGAATCTATTTTCATGAATATGCTGTTGCAAAGTATGCGAAAAGCCAACGAAGCATTTGAATCTGATAGTCCTTTCAATAGTCAATCAACCAAATTTTATCAAGACATGCATGATCAGCAGCTGACCATGGAGCTTTCGAGTAATGGCTCGCTTGGGTTAGCTGATTTAATTGTGCAGCAATTGAGCCCAGATTATTCAACCTATCGCCCGGCCTCAGTTCTAAGAGGTAATGGCGATCTAGGCACTCAGAGTCAGAACATGAGTGATATGAGCGTGCCACCATCGAAAAAAAACCTACCTAGTTGGGTTGATGAACAGTTTTCAGTTGCAAATATACAAGCACAAAGTGCATCAAATAATACAGCTAGCCAGATTAAACCTGAGCCTATTACCCGCTTTGATTCTCCAGAGTCATTTATTCAAAAATTATGGCAAAAGGCGAAGGTGGCAGGGGAGAAACTTAACCTCAATCCAGCCGCGATGATTGCCCAAGCTGCACTTGAAACAGGTTGGGGAAAGCATGTAATTACAGCGCCTAATGGTCAATCTAGTAATAATTTATTCAATATAAAAGCAGGTGGTAATTGGCAGGGTGACTCAGTCAAAAAAGTCACATTGGAGTTTGAAGATGGCGTTGCAGTCAAGAAGAACGCAGCTTTCAGAGCGTATGACAGTATTGAAGAAAGCTTTGATGATTTTGTGAATTTTTTAAGTTCAGGGAGTCGTTATCAAGAGGCACTCAAGTCAACCGGCAATATGGAGCAATTTTTGCATAAGTTACAACAAGCAGGTTACGCAACTGATCCAAATTATGCGAAAAAAATTATCGGCATCCTCAATAGTGAAGGGCTGCAGCAGGGGATCAGTCGCATGTTAAGTAACGACGTTGCAAACATTACGGAGTGA
- a CDS encoding flagellar basal body P-ring protein FlgI, with product MKIFKYYTYLILLALSSMSYAERIKDVSMVEGVRDNQLVGYGLVVGLPGTGEQSRFTEQTFKAMLNSFGIALPATLKPKIKNVAAVAVHAKLPPFVKPGQTIDVTVSSIGSAGSLRGGTLLQTFLKGIDGNVYAIAQGSLIVSGLGAEGQDGSRILVNTPTVGRVPNGGTVERAVANPFSQGDYITFNLHRPDFTTAKRLADTINELVGPSSASAMDAASVRVIAPRDVSQRVAYLSTLENLEFKPADTSAKILVNSRTGTIVIGKDVRLQPAAITHGGLTVTIAEQQNVSQPNPFAEGETVVTQQSIIDVSRDDTRAFVFDPGVSLDDLVRAINEVGAAPGDLMAILEALKEAGAISGQLVVI from the coding sequence ATGAAAATATTCAAATATTATACTTACCTTATTTTATTAGCTCTATCGTCAATGAGCTATGCAGAACGCATTAAAGATGTTTCTATGGTTGAAGGGGTACGTGATAATCAGTTGGTTGGATATGGTTTAGTTGTTGGACTACCAGGCACTGGAGAGCAAAGCCGTTTTACTGAACAAACGTTTAAAGCCATGCTCAATAGTTTTGGTATAGCCTTACCTGCCACTTTAAAACCGAAAATTAAAAATGTCGCGGCTGTGGCCGTACACGCTAAACTTCCGCCGTTTGTGAAGCCCGGTCAAACAATTGATGTGACCGTCTCATCTATTGGCAGTGCAGGGAGTTTACGTGGTGGTACATTGTTGCAAACTTTCTTAAAAGGGATTGATGGTAATGTGTACGCGATTGCACAAGGGAGCTTAATTGTCAGTGGTTTAGGAGCTGAAGGGCAAGATGGAAGTCGAATTCTAGTCAATACTCCCACAGTTGGCAGAGTCCCTAATGGTGGTACTGTCGAGCGAGCGGTGGCCAATCCTTTTTCTCAAGGTGACTACATTACCTTCAATCTTCATCGTCCTGATTTCACAACCGCTAAGCGCCTTGCAGATACCATTAACGAACTCGTTGGGCCAAGCTCAGCCAGTGCGATGGATGCAGCTTCGGTAAGAGTTATTGCCCCACGAGATGTATCACAACGTGTTGCGTATTTATCAACGCTCGAAAATCTAGAGTTTAAACCTGCAGATACTTCAGCCAAAATTCTCGTTAACTCACGTACTGGTACGATAGTGATTGGTAAAGATGTCCGACTGCAGCCTGCCGCAATTACCCATGGGGGATTAACGGTGACTATTGCCGAGCAACAAAATGTGTCGCAGCCTAATCCATTTGCTGAAGGCGAAACGGTTGTTACTCAACAAAGTATCATTGATGTATCCCGCGATGATACGCGTGCATTTGTTTTTGATCCCGGCGTGAGTTTAGATGATTTAGTTCGGGCTATTAATGAAGTGGGCGCAGCACCTGGTGACTTAATGGCTATTTTAGAAGCGTTAAAAGAAGCCGGTGCGATCAGCGGACAATTAGTCGTTATCTAA
- the flgH gene encoding flagellar basal body L-ring protein FlgH produces MKNILVCLSTLLLSVGCMSTGNRTVLQDDPYYSPMVPEPTTEQLVQTGSLFDAYTSNDLYSDKKAVRVGDIITVMLNESTQASKSAKTETDKATDIGLQPIVGLGGNNVNIGGESIQLGLTSDASYKGDAKSNQSNSLSGNISVNVMRVLPNGNLMIRGEKWLTLNTGEEFIRLEGIIRVSDVAADNTVESNRIANARIQYSGKGDMQDAQSSGWLSRFFMGSLFPF; encoded by the coding sequence ATGAAGAATATTCTAGTCTGTTTGAGTACATTACTTTTATCTGTTGGCTGTATGTCGACAGGAAATCGTACTGTGCTGCAAGATGATCCTTACTATAGCCCGATGGTTCCTGAGCCGACGACAGAACAATTGGTGCAAACGGGCTCTTTATTTGATGCTTACACTTCAAATGATTTATACAGTGATAAAAAAGCAGTACGTGTCGGCGATATCATCACTGTAATGCTTAATGAATCGACTCAAGCCTCTAAAAGCGCCAAAACCGAAACAGATAAAGCAACAGACATTGGTCTACAACCTATCGTAGGTTTAGGTGGAAACAACGTTAATATCGGTGGTGAAAGTATTCAGTTGGGATTAACGTCCGATGCCTCTTATAAAGGGGATGCTAAATCTAATCAATCAAATAGTTTAAGTGGCAATATTTCAGTCAATGTGATGCGAGTTTTGCCTAATGGTAACTTGATGATCCGTGGAGAGAAATGGCTCACTCTCAACACTGGTGAAGAGTTTATTCGATTAGAGGGAATTATTCGTGTCTCTGATGTTGCAGCGGATAATACGGTAGAGTCGAATCGTATTGCCAATGCCCGGATCCAATATTCAGGAAAAGGTGACATGCAAGATGCTCAAAGTAGTGGCTGGCTTTCTCGCTTTTTTATGGGCTCTTTATTTCCTTTTTAG
- the flgG gene encoding flagellar basal-body rod protein FlgG, producing MHPALWISKTGLDAQQTDIAVISNNLANASTVGYKKSRAVFEDLLYQNINQPGGRSSQDTEMPSGLMLGAGTKVVATQKNFSQGNMITTDNSMDWMIQGQGFFEVLLPDGSLAYSRAGQFTTDGDGRVVTSGAGFPVQPEMNVPDDAQSLTVSQDGEVSVRVRGQADNVVIGQLTISDFINPSGLEPMGQNLFTETAVSGAPIQGNPGVEGLGIIVQGALETSNVNTTEELVNLIETQRIYEMNSKVISSVDQMLNFINQQL from the coding sequence ATGCATCCGGCATTGTGGATAAGTAAAACGGGGCTTGACGCTCAACAAACCGATATAGCGGTTATTTCGAATAATTTAGCCAATGCGAGCACGGTTGGTTATAAAAAAAGTAGGGCTGTATTCGAAGACTTGTTGTACCAGAACATCAATCAACCTGGCGGCCGCTCTTCTCAAGACACCGAAATGCCTTCTGGTTTGATGTTAGGAGCCGGTACAAAAGTTGTGGCAACACAAAAGAATTTTTCTCAAGGAAATATGATCACCACTGATAATTCTATGGACTGGATGATTCAGGGGCAAGGTTTCTTTGAAGTGTTATTACCAGATGGGAGCTTAGCTTATTCTCGTGCAGGTCAATTTACCACTGATGGTGATGGCCGAGTGGTGACATCAGGCGCAGGCTTTCCTGTTCAGCCTGAAATGAATGTCCCCGATGATGCTCAGTCGCTTACGGTATCTCAAGATGGTGAAGTTTCAGTAAGAGTGAGAGGTCAAGCTGATAATGTCGTCATTGGTCAGTTAACGATTTCTGATTTTATTAATCCATCAGGCCTTGAGCCGATGGGACAAAATCTTTTTACAGAAACGGCTGTCAGTGGTGCTCCTATTCAAGGTAACCCAGGAGTTGAAGGGCTCGGTATTATTGTACAAGGCGCGCTTGAAACATCAAATGTGAACACCACTGAAGAGTTAGTGAACTTAATTGAAACACAGCGTATTTATGAAATGAACTCAAAAGTTATTTCATCAGTGGATCAAATGCTGAACTTTATTAATCAGCAGCTTTAA
- a CDS encoding flagellar basal body rod protein FlgF: MDKLLYISMSGAKQNLIGVSVKANNLANASTVGFKADLEQARSMQAFGEGHPTRVFAMEERPGSNMSMGALSTTGRNLDVSVSGGGWFTVQDNQGEEAYSRSGNLHITKTGQLLTARGEPMIGEGGPIILPVPIEKIQISDDGTIQVRPQGAPANFLEEVDRLKVVVPENQNLLEKGLDGLFRPKDKDAFNDLCGFCDTAPNVRVMSGTLEMSNVNPVDEMVGMIAHQRQFELQVKMMKTAEKIDESQSSLMRII, encoded by the coding sequence ATGGATAAGTTGCTGTATATTTCCATGAGTGGGGCAAAGCAAAATTTAATTGGTGTGTCAGTAAAAGCCAATAATTTAGCAAATGCATCTACGGTTGGTTTCAAAGCTGATTTAGAGCAAGCGCGTTCTATGCAAGCGTTTGGTGAAGGTCATCCGACACGTGTTTTTGCCATGGAAGAGCGTCCAGGATCAAACATGTCCATGGGAGCACTCTCAACAACAGGCCGAAACTTAGATGTCTCAGTCAGTGGCGGTGGTTGGTTTACAGTTCAGGATAACCAAGGTGAAGAAGCATATAGTCGCTCAGGTAATTTGCATATAACCAAAACAGGACAACTGCTAACTGCCCGCGGTGAGCCAATGATTGGTGAAGGCGGGCCGATTATTTTACCTGTCCCAATCGAAAAGATTCAAATCTCAGATGACGGCACAATCCAAGTGCGCCCTCAGGGAGCACCGGCTAATTTCTTAGAGGAAGTGGATCGACTCAAGGTGGTCGTGCCCGAAAACCAAAACTTACTTGAAAAAGGTCTCGATGGATTATTTAGGCCCAAAGACAAAGATGCATTTAATGATTTGTGTGGTTTTTGTGATACAGCACCGAATGTCCGCGTAATGAGCGGTACATTAGAAATGTCGAATGTAAATCCAGTAGATGAAATGGTTGGCATGATTGCGCACCAACGCCAATTTGAATTGCAAGTAAAGATGATGAAAACCGCAGAGAAGATCGACGAAAGTCAAAGTTCTCTAATGCGAATTATTTAA
- the flgE gene encoding flagellar hook protein FlgE, translated as MSFNIALSGLKAAQKDLDVTANNIANVNTYGFKESRAEFADVFSTSLFSNSKTQNGEGVLTQDVAQQFHQGSLLFTSNSLDMAISGNGFFVTTDGPLSRDFTYSRAGAFKLDSENRIVTSGGDFLQGLPVNDDGSVKSVSLSTTAPIQIPDSAGSPAATARVDMSFNLDSNATPLDPYQFDPTDTSTYTASTSTVIYDSLGNSRIASYYYVRTADPATVNAAAPAPSPGFAAVPPAPNNTNANSWVMFATVTDDAGVQQKVDLQQDPLAVTGPNATTFSLRDPATDPTAITGMLIQFDTSGGVVGDTFPTPKTEALGAPGNITGAPIALPYEGANVITNGADPDQNLIMVMSNLTQFSSAFEVTALSQDGQTVGRLTGISIGSDGLIEAKYSNGDSQAISKVALVRFPNDQGLTQIGNTAWTASQTSGDPLAGEPDSGTFGSIRSGTLEQSNVNLTGELVDLITAQRNFQANSRALEVNNQISQNILQIR; from the coding sequence ATGTCATTCAATATCGCTTTAAGTGGCTTAAAAGCTGCGCAAAAAGATTTAGATGTTACCGCCAATAACATCGCCAATGTTAATACATATGGTTTTAAAGAGTCGCGAGCTGAATTTGCAGATGTGTTTTCAACTTCTCTATTTTCAAACTCTAAAACGCAAAATGGTGAAGGGGTGTTAACGCAAGATGTTGCCCAACAATTCCATCAAGGGAGCTTATTATTTACATCAAACTCGCTTGATATGGCAATTAGTGGTAATGGTTTCTTTGTTACTACCGATGGTCCGTTAAGCCGTGATTTTACCTATAGCCGTGCAGGTGCTTTTAAGCTCGATAGTGAAAATAGAATTGTCACTTCAGGCGGAGACTTCTTGCAAGGTCTGCCTGTTAACGATGACGGGTCGGTGAAATCAGTGAGCTTAAGCACGACAGCGCCTATTCAAATTCCTGATAGTGCAGGTTCGCCAGCGGCAACGGCTCGAGTGGATATGAGTTTTAATTTAGATTCGAATGCAACTCCGCTTGACCCTTATCAATTTGATCCGACAGATACGTCTACCTACACAGCATCAACCTCGACAGTGATTTATGATTCTTTAGGTAACAGTCGTATAGCCTCTTATTATTATGTTCGAACGGCTGATCCTGCGACAGTTAATGCAGCAGCTCCAGCCCCAAGCCCAGGTTTTGCTGCTGTACCTCCCGCGCCAAACAACACCAATGCTAACTCTTGGGTGATGTTTGCAACGGTGACTGATGATGCTGGGGTGCAACAAAAAGTTGATTTACAACAAGATCCACTAGCAGTTACTGGACCGAACGCAACGACATTTTCATTACGAGATCCTGCAACAGACCCAACAGCAATAACGGGGATGCTGATCCAATTTGATACTTCCGGTGGAGTGGTAGGAGATACGTTCCCTACGCCAAAAACCGAAGCTCTAGGAGCTCCTGGTAATATCACAGGTGCGCCTATTGCGTTACCTTATGAAGGGGCAAATGTGATAACGAATGGGGCTGATCCAGATCAAAATTTAATTATGGTTATGTCAAATCTTACTCAATTCTCATCTGCGTTTGAAGTGACGGCATTGAGTCAAGATGGACAAACGGTAGGTCGTTTAACGGGGATCTCTATTGGCTCGGATGGTTTGATTGAAGCGAAATACTCTAATGGTGACTCACAAGCGATTAGTAAAGTTGCGTTGGTACGTTTTCCAAATGATCAAGGTTTAACGCAAATAGGTAATACAGCATGGACTGCAAGCCAAACATCAGGAGATCCCTTAGCTGGAGAACCTGATTCAGGAACGTTCGGCTCTATTCGCTCGGGTACGCTTGAGCAATCTAACGTTAATTTAACTGGTGAGCTGGTTGATTTAATCACCGCTCAACGAAACTTCCAAGCAAACTCACGTGCGTTAGAAGTTAATAATCAAATTTCTCAGAATATCTTACAGATCCGGTAA
- a CDS encoding flagellar hook assembly protein FlgD, which produces MFNPINGSQSSSFVDSLKNTKEEKIQTAEEANELSQQDFFTLMTKQLSMQDPMNPTDNEAMMAQMTNMSIAEGVSNMATKFDQFAASMTSNQALQASSLVGRDVLIDTHYVHNTPGEEVSGRIALEQGASDIKVRIEDERGVVVGEIPLPASTGGNLEFKWDGKDSKGNTVPEGMYKIRAVGLVQNVPDENGVLKARHIELPVQARSRVDSVSMGQNGTGLVLNFNGLGSVKFEDVLEVS; this is translated from the coding sequence ATGTTTAATCCTATAAATGGTTCACAAAGCAGCAGCTTTGTAGACAGTTTAAAAAATACAAAAGAAGAGAAAATTCAAACAGCTGAAGAAGCGAATGAATTATCTCAACAGGATTTCTTCACATTGATGACGAAGCAGCTCTCGATGCAAGATCCGATGAACCCAACAGACAATGAAGCCATGATGGCGCAAATGACCAATATGTCGATTGCTGAAGGTGTCAGCAATATGGCGACTAAATTTGATCAATTTGCAGCTTCTATGACTTCAAACCAAGCATTGCAAGCGTCTAGCTTAGTTGGACGAGATGTCTTGATTGATACTCACTATGTGCACAATACCCCAGGTGAAGAAGTCTCAGGTCGTATTGCTCTAGAGCAAGGTGCTTCAGATATCAAAGTTCGTATTGAAGACGAGCGAGGAGTGGTTGTTGGCGAAATTCCTTTACCGGCATCCACGGGTGGAAATCTCGAGTTTAAATGGGATGGGAAAGACTCCAAAGGAAATACAGTTCCTGAAGGCATGTACAAAATTCGTGCTGTAGGCCTAGTGCAAAACGTGCCTGATGAAAATGGGGTACTTAAAGCGCGGCATATTGAATTGCCTGTTCAAGCTCGTTCAAGAGTTGACAGTGTCAGTATGGGGCAAAATGGTACAGGGCTTGTGCTTAACTTTAACGGGTTAGGCAGTGTTAAATTTGAAGATGTTTTAGAAGTCAGTTAA
- the flgC gene encoding flagellar basal body rod protein FlgC, translating to MSLFNVFDITGTGMSAQSVRLNTTASNISNANSVSSSVDETYRARHPVFAAELTKAAASQQGESVGVKVLGVVESDKPLQIEFNPNHPMADKDGFIYKSNVNVVEEMANMISASRAYQTNVQVADAAKSMLSKTIMLGQR from the coding sequence ATGAGTTTATTTAACGTTTTTGATATTACCGGCACAGGAATGAGCGCGCAATCGGTGCGTTTAAACACCACTGCGAGCAACATTTCTAACGCAAATAGCGTGAGTTCTAGTGTCGATGAGACATATCGAGCACGGCATCCAGTTTTTGCCGCAGAGCTGACAAAAGCTGCCGCTTCGCAGCAAGGTGAATCAGTGGGTGTAAAGGTGTTAGGTGTTGTGGAAAGTGATAAGCCATTGCAAATTGAATTTAATCCAAACCACCCGATGGCTGATAAAGACGGCTTTATTTATAAATCGAATGTGAATGTGGTTGAAGAGATGGCCAATATGATCTCTGCGTCAAGAGCTTATCAGACCAATGTACAGGTGGCGGATGCTGCTAAAAGTATGCTGAGCAAAACAATCATGCTTGGTCAGCGTTAA
- the flgB gene encoding flagellar basal body rod protein FlgB — protein MAINFDKAFGIHPNAMLARVQRAEVLASNIANADTPGYKAKDIDFAQALSNAKSAQSSNLVRTNEKHFSLSTSSIESNSLFRNPNQPDTGDGNSVDVQVERNLYVQNSIEYQASLRFMTGKIQGLKKALGSQGA, from the coding sequence ATGGCTATCAACTTTGATAAGGCGTTTGGTATTCACCCAAATGCTATGCTAGCCAGAGTACAGCGTGCTGAAGTATTAGCGAGTAATATTGCCAATGCAGATACACCTGGATACAAGGCAAAAGATATCGATTTTGCACAGGCATTAAGTAATGCCAAGTCCGCTCAAAGCAGCAATCTTGTGCGCACTAATGAAAAACATTTCAGTTTGTCGACCTCCTCAATCGAATCAAATAGTTTATTTCGCAATCCAAATCAACCAGATACAGGTGATGGTAATTCAGTTGATGTACAAGTGGAACGGAACTTGTATGTACAAAACTCTATAGAATACCAAGCAAGTCTCAGATTCATGACCGGTAAAATTCAAGGTCTAAAGAAAGCACTGGGTAGTCAAGGAGCTTAA
- a CDS encoding CheR family methyltransferase, with protein sequence MENKHLEQSEYDKFRTFLEQQCGIVLGDNKLYLVKSRLAPLMNRFEVSSLSELVNKTLSPHERQLRAAVVDAMTTNETLWFRDQYPFELLKTKLFPELKDLRRPVKIWSAASSSGQEPYSISMSVVEYQSQKPGGLAQGAQIIGTDISNTMLDLCKNAEYDSLALARGLSPERRSKFFQDSERGMARVNENVRKNVTFRHLNLLDSYALLGKFDIIFCRNVLIYFSADVKAKIIAQFAQSLNPKGYLFLGASESMTGLSNDFDMIRCNPGIIYQKKS encoded by the coding sequence TTGGAAAATAAACATTTAGAGCAAAGTGAATACGATAAATTTCGCACCTTTTTAGAGCAGCAGTGTGGGATTGTATTAGGTGATAATAAACTGTATTTAGTTAAAAGTCGGCTTGCACCTTTAATGAATCGTTTTGAGGTGTCGTCTTTATCTGAGTTAGTTAATAAAACTTTAAGCCCTCATGAACGTCAACTTCGAGCTGCAGTTGTAGACGCGATGACGACTAATGAAACTCTTTGGTTTCGGGATCAGTACCCCTTTGAATTATTGAAAACAAAATTATTTCCAGAATTAAAGGATTTACGAAGACCCGTTAAAATTTGGTCTGCAGCGAGTTCTTCGGGGCAAGAGCCATACTCTATTTCTATGTCTGTAGTTGAATATCAAAGCCAAAAACCAGGGGGGCTTGCTCAAGGAGCTCAAATCATTGGAACTGATATTTCTAATACAATGCTAGATCTGTGTAAAAATGCCGAATACGACTCTTTAGCTTTAGCAAGAGGCTTATCACCAGAAAGACGTAGTAAGTTTTTTCAAGATAGTGAAAGAGGGATGGCAAGAGTGAATGAGAATGTTAGAAAAAATGTAACTTTTCGACATTTAAACTTACTTGACTCGTATGCTTTGCTCGGGAAGTTTGACATTATTTTTTGTCGTAATGTATTAATTTATTTCTCAGCTGATGTTAAAGCTAAGATCATTGCACAGTTTGCTCAGTCGTTAAATCCTAAAGGCTACTTGTTTTTGGGTGCTTCGGAGTCCATGACAGGTTTGAGTAATGATTTTGACATGATCCGTTGTAACCCAGGTATCATTTACCAAAAGAAAAGTTAA
- a CDS encoding chemotaxis protein CheV, with protein MAGILDSVNQRTQLVGQNRLELLLFRLRGRQRFGINVFKVREVLQCPNLTALPKSNGFIRGVAHIRGQTISVIDLSLAVGGPRIEDVTNSFVIIAEYNRSVQGFLVGSVERIVNMNWEAIMPPPSGSGRYSYLTAVTEIEKELVEILDVEKILNEICPVATEVNSSIVADGEMQKDLGERIVFIADDSAVARNQVKRALEPLGVQTELAKNGKEALIRLREIAADDCQNNITERVALLISDVEMPEMDGYTLTAEIKADPKLAPLHVILHTSLSGVFNQAMIEKVGADDFIAKFNPDELAAAVKKWVHCD; from the coding sequence ATGGCGGGTATTTTAGACTCGGTTAACCAACGCACTCAGTTGGTTGGTCAAAATAGGCTGGAGTTGTTACTGTTTAGATTGCGAGGTCGGCAGCGCTTTGGCATTAATGTGTTTAAAGTGCGAGAAGTACTGCAATGCCCAAATTTAACTGCTTTACCAAAATCAAATGGTTTTATCCGAGGTGTCGCGCATATTCGTGGTCAGACAATATCAGTTATTGATTTGTCACTGGCCGTCGGTGGACCAAGAATTGAAGATGTCACAAACAGTTTTGTAATCATCGCTGAATATAATCGCTCTGTTCAAGGATTTTTAGTTGGCTCGGTTGAGCGAATTGTTAATATGAACTGGGAAGCAATTATGCCGCCGCCCTCTGGTTCTGGTCGATACTCGTATTTGACAGCAGTCACCGAGATTGAAAAAGAATTAGTGGAAATTCTTGATGTTGAAAAAATACTCAATGAAATCTGCCCTGTTGCTACTGAGGTCAATAGCTCAATTGTTGCAGATGGTGAGATGCAAAAAGATTTAGGCGAACGTATTGTCTTCATTGCTGATGATTCAGCTGTTGCCAGAAATCAAGTAAAACGAGCTTTAGAGCCTTTAGGTGTTCAGACTGAACTAGCCAAAAACGGTAAAGAGGCGTTAATTCGACTTCGAGAAATCGCAGCAGATGACTGTCAAAATAATATAACCGAGCGTGTTGCTTTACTGATATCTGATGTGGAAATGCCCGAAATGGATGGCTACACGTTAACTGCAGAAATAAAAGCAGATCCGAAACTAGCACCATTGCATGTGATCCTTCATACCTCTTTGAGTGGTGTGTTTAATCAAGCAATGATCGAAAAAGTGGGCGCAGATGACTTTATTGCGAAGTTTAACCCTGATGAATTAGCTGCGGCTGTGAAAAAATGGGTCCATTGTGACTGA
- the flgA gene encoding flagellar basal body P-ring formation chaperone FlgA, whose protein sequence is MTTKPTIAKTYSNTELQNIAVDFIASRLPTLTNGERTIDALPLDDHIKQRSCNSELVMNTANRSYTNRQMTVQIKCLDDNMWHQYIQVRATELSSLVVTQSALAKGEIITQDKLVIEMRPSHLVRSHHIGSVEELIGSRATRSIRAGSSISLNQICAVCKGDKVTIYAKHKTLSIKTNGEALENGLIGENILIENSQSGKKIQAQVTGPNQVIINF, encoded by the coding sequence TTGACTACAAAACCAACTATTGCAAAAACATATAGCAATACCGAGCTACAAAATATTGCCGTGGATTTTATCGCAAGCAGGCTGCCCACCTTGACTAATGGTGAGCGAACTATCGATGCATTACCACTCGATGATCATATCAAACAAAGAAGTTGTAACAGTGAGCTTGTTATGAATACAGCGAATCGCAGTTACACGAATCGACAAATGACGGTCCAAATTAAATGCTTAGATGATAATATGTGGCATCAATATATTCAGGTTCGAGCCACAGAGTTATCCTCCCTAGTAGTCACTCAGTCGGCGCTTGCAAAGGGAGAGATCATCACACAAGATAAATTAGTGATCGAAATGCGTCCGAGCCATTTAGTGCGTAGTCACCACATAGGCTCAGTTGAAGAACTCATAGGAAGTCGCGCTACCCGATCCATTCGAGCTGGTAGCTCAATTTCATTGAATCAAATATGCGCGGTTTGTAAAGGAGATAAAGTCACCATTTACGCTAAGCATAAAACTTTAAGCATTAAAACAAATGGCGAAGCTTTAGAAAATGGCTTAATTGGTGAGAATATTTTGATAGAAAACAGTCAGTCAGGAAAAAAAATCCAAGCACAAGTTACAGGTCCGAATCAGGTTATTATTAATTTCTAA
- the flgM gene encoding flagellar biosynthesis anti-sigma factor FlgM produces the protein MVNQVNNRNSHNVNFTDNKQAAQSSDKNSAVTPTQTATTNPKSAADSVVLTSQAQQLKNVQTKADEAPGFDAKKVNELKKAISEGSYQVNAEKLAKNIAQFEFNLYG, from the coding sequence ATGGTAAATCAAGTAAATAATCGAAATTCTCACAATGTGAATTTTACTGATAATAAACAGGCTGCCCAGTCAAGTGATAAAAATAGTGCCGTCACTCCAACTCAAACAGCTACTACAAACCCAAAATCTGCTGCTGATTCAGTTGTATTAACATCTCAAGCTCAGCAACTTAAAAATGTTCAAACAAAAGCAGATGAGGCTCCAGGGTTTGATGCGAAAAAAGTAAATGAGCTCAAAAAAGCGATCAGCGAAGGTAGTTATCAAGTCAATGCTGAAAAGCTAGCTAAAAACATCGCTCAATTTGAGTTTAATTTATATGGATGA